One Camelina sativa cultivar DH55 chromosome 3, Cs, whole genome shotgun sequence genomic window carries:
- the LOC104776256 gene encoding uncharacterized protein C57A10.07, with translation MKSYPFGSSKAFHAYSSRGSDFDLESGTIRKSRKPKNSFPKMIKSLGTRLHHLFKLHPVLVSIVCVSFGITVLILVSSVYESRIGSAVAYYKKSDLDGDGYPFANLKNLLMVAGHSVYTSSDCGRVDKEDSWFLESYQKNPGQAATFLSHIQEGVDAAAKDDDSLLLFSGGETRKDAGPRSEAQSYWAVAESKRWFGKDEVRPRALTEEHARDSFENLLFSVCRFRELTGSYPQNITIVSYDFKEERFAHLHRSAMGFPESRFFYLGTPATLSSKEGALKGEAMVRSQFQEDPYGCVGSLWRKKLKRDPFHRTIPYPNGCPEIAGLFKYCGSAPFPGSLPWDSSV, from the exons ATGAAAAGTTATCCCTTTGGATCGAGTAAGGCGTTTCATGCGTACTCTAGTAGAGGTAGCGACTTCGATTTAGAATCAGGAACCATCAGAAAATCTAGAAAGCCTAAGAATTCGTTTCCCAAAATGATCAAATCTCTCGGGACTCGTCTTCACCACTTGTTCAAACTGCACCCGGTTCTAGTTTCCATCGTTTGCGTCTCGTTCGGGATCACGGTTCTGATACTTGTGTCGTCGGTTTACGAGAGCCGTATTGGTTCAGCGGTTGCTTATTATAAGAAGAGTGATTTGGATGGGGATGGTTACCCGTTTGCTAATCTGAAGAACCTTCTGATGGTTGCTGGACATTCTGTTTATACGAGTAGTGATTGCGGTAGAGTTGATAAGGAGGATTCGTGGTTCTTGGAGTCCTATCAGAAGAATCCTGGTCAGGCTGCTACGTTCTTGAGTCATATACAAGAAGGTGTTGATGCTGCAGCTAAAGATGATGATTCTTTGCTTTTGTTCAGTGGAGGAGAGACTCGTAAGGATGCTGGACCTCGTAGTGAAGCTCAGAGTTATTGGGCTGTCGCTGAGTCTAAAAGATGGTTTG GCAAGGATGAGGTGAGGCCGAGGGCATTGACGGAAGAGCATGCCAGAGACAGCTTTGAGAATCTTCTCTTTAGTGTTTGTCGATTCAGAGAGCTCACAGGGTCTTACCCACAGAACATAACA ATAGTGAGTTATGATTTTAAGGAGGAGAGATTTGCGCATTTGCATCGTTCAGCAATGGGATTTCCGGAATCAAGATTCTTCTATTTAGGAACTCCGGCTACTCTATCATCCAAGGAAGGGGCTCTAAAAGGCGAGGCTATGGTTAGATCTCAGTTTCAAGAAGATCCATACGGGTGTGTTGGTTCGCTTTGGCGTAAGAAGCTGAAGCGTGACCCTTTCCACAGGACTATACCTTACCCTAATGGCTGCCCTGAAATTGCAGGATTGTTCAAGTATTGTGGTTCAGCTCCTTTTCCTGGCTCTCTCCCATGGGATTCATCTGTATAA
- the LOC104776257 gene encoding uncharacterized protein LOC104776257, which translates to MLDPSSAKSSDTHLCFPSIPNDHSDSGVSSPTLWRNSPPRSPFHRPEDYWSLSPDSKAQAIARGQRELMEMVSKMPESCYELSLKDLVEVKVNQENERKVFDELPEREDKPSKVVKKTKSDKRIDPNRSGGGFDGGFLLKMMFPVSLGGKTNTTKKKTKKKKKKGEDTIKDSQVSPRPSICDELVREEDKEWWNKMSELSTKRSGSSSSNSSNSLRGGKRSCLSFLWKVPSKE; encoded by the exons ATGTTAGATCCTTCTTCAGCTAAATCCTCCGATACCCATTTGTGTTTTCCGAGTATACCCAATGATCACTCAGATTCCGGCGTCAGTTCGCCTACTCTGTGGAGAAACAGTCCTCCGAGGAGTCCTTTTCACCGGCCGGAAGATTACTGGAGTCTTTCGCCTGATTCTAAAGCACAGGCTATAGCTCGTGGTCAACGGGAGCTTATGGAGATGGTTAGTAAGATGCCCGAGTCGTGTTACGAGCTTTCGTTGAAGGATCTTGTTGAAGTGAAGGTGAATCAAGAGAATGAACGGAAGGTGTTCGATGAATTGCCTGAAAGAGAAGATAAGCCGAGTAAGGTTGTTAAGAAGACGAAGAGTGATAAAAGGATTGATCCGAATAGGTCTGGAGGAGGATTCGATGGTGGGTTTCTTCTCAAAATGATGTTTCCGGTTAGCTTAGGAGGTAAGACAAATACgaccaagaagaagacgaaaaagaagaagaaaaagggggAGGATACGATTAAAGATTCTCAGGTTTCACCGAGACCTTCGATCTGTGATGAGCTTGTGAGAGAAGAGGATAAAGAGTGGTGGAATAAAATGTCTGAGTTAAGCACAAAGAGGAGCGGTAGTAGCAGTAGCAACAGTAGTAATAGCCTAAG GGGTGGAAAACGTAGCTGCTTATCTTTCCTCTGGAAGGTTCCTTcaaaagaatga
- the LOC104776258 gene encoding 2-oxoisovalerate dehydrogenase subunit alpha 1, mitochondrial-like, translating into MAIWFARSRNLVSSLRHNLCLSSTILVKRDYSPRPVFTTSQLSSTVFLSPYVASLRHESTAAEKQLDVVQHSDDQEDALQELDFPGGNVGYTSEMKFIPESSSRRIPCYRVLDEDGRIIPDSDYFPVSEKLAVRMYEQMATLQVMDHIFYEAQRQGRISFYLTSLGEEAINIASAAALSPEDVVLPQYREPGVLLWRGFTLEEFANQCFGNKDDYGKGRQMPIHYGSNRHNYFTISSPIATQLPQAAGVGYSLKMEKKNACAVTFIGDGGTSEGDFHAGLNFAAVLEAPVMFICRNNGWAISTHTSEQFRSDGIVVKGQAYGIRSIRVDGNDALAVYSAVRSAREMAVTEQRPVLIEAMTYRVGHHSTSDDSTKYRAADEIQHWKMSRNPVNRFKKWVEDNGWWSEEDESELRSNTRKQLLQAIQAAEKCDKQPLKELFNDVYDVKPKNLEEQELGLKELVERQPQDYPSGFHV; encoded by the exons ATGGCGATCTGGTTTGCTAGATCAAGAAACCTTGTTTCTAGCTTGAGACATAACCTGTGCTTGTCGTCGACGATTCTCGTCAAACGTGATTACTCTCCACGTCCCGTTTTCACAACTTCTCAGTTATCTTCGACGGTCTTTTTGAGTCCCTATGTGGCTAGCCTCCGTCACGAGTCGACGGCCGCAGAGAAACAGCTTGATGTAGTTCAACATAGCGATGATCAAGAAGATGCCCTgcag GAATTGGATTTTCCGGGAGGCAACGTCGGTTACACATCCGAGATGAAGTTCATACCGGAGTCATCTTCACGCAGGATTCCTTGTTACCGAGTTCTCGACGAAGACGGGAGAATCATCCCCGACAGCGATTATTTTCCG gtGAGCGAGAAACTAGCTGTGAGAATGTACGAACAAATGGCGACGCTTCAAGTGATGGATCACATCTTCTACGAAGCTCAACGTCAAGGAAGAATCTCGTTTTATCTTACTTCTCTTGGAGAAGAAGCCATTAACATCGCTTCTGCTGCTGCTCTTAGTCCTGAAGACGTCGTGTTACCTCAG TACCGAGAGCCAGGAGTGCTTCTATGGCGTGGCTTTACATTGGAGGAGTTTGCGAATCAGTGTTTTGGGAACAAAGATGATTATGGCAAAGGCAGACAAATGCCGATTCATTACGGCTCTAATCGTCACAATTATTTCACTATCTCCTCTCCAATCGC CACGCAACTTCCTCAAGCTGCTGGAGTTGGTTATTCTCtgaaaatggagaagaagaatgctTGTGCAGTTACATTCATCGGTGATGGTGGCACTAGCGAG GGAGATTTCCACGCCGGGTTGAATTTTGCGGCCGTATTGGAAGCTCCGGTTATGTTTATTTGTCGGAACAACGGTTGGGCAATCAGTACTCATACCTCAGAACAGTTTCGAA GTGATGGCATTGTTGTGAAGGGACAAGCTTACGGAATCCGAAGCATCCGTGTTGATGGTAACGATGCACTCGCGGTTTACAGTGCGGTACGCTCAGCTCGAGAAATGGCTGTAACAGAACAGAGACCTGTTCTCATCGAG GCGATGACATATAGAGTAGGACATCATTCTACGTCAGATGATTCAACTAAGTACAGAGCGGCCGATGAAATCCAGCACTGGAAAATGTCGAGAAACCCTGTGAATAGATTCAAGAAATGGGTCGAGGATAACGGATGGtggagtgaagaagatgaatccgAATTAAGATCTAACACAAGAAAACAG CTTCTGCAAGCGATTCAAGCGGCCGAGAAGTGTGATAAACAACCATTGAAAGAGCTGTTTAACGATGTGTATGATGTTAAGCCGAAGAATCTAGAAGAGCAAGAACTTGGTTTAAAGGAACTAGTAGAGAGACAACCTCAGGATTACCCTTCTGGTTTTCATGTATGA
- the LOC104776255 gene encoding TOM1-like protein 2 — translation MANNAAACAERATNDMLIGPDWAINIELCDIINMDPSQTKEAVKVLKKRLGSKNSKVQILALYALETLSKNCGESVCQLIVDRDILPDMVKIVKKKPDLAVREKILSLLDTWQEAFGGSGGRFPQYYHAYNELRSAGFEFPPRTESSVPFFTPPQTQPIIAQAAASDEDAAIQASLQSDDASALSMEEIQSALGSVDVLTDMLGALDPSHPEGIKEELIVDLVEQCRTYQRRVMTLVNTTSDEELMCQGLALNDDLQRVLQHHDDKAKGNSAPATAPTPIPLVSINHDESDESDDDFAQLAYRSKRESARGTGSGNFNAILPPPPPSMRPVHVDSGTMDFLSGDVYKPQGTSESVKPPSTSQSSHLDSSAPVFDEPVPRSKSPEQVFFTKPVYDQTEKLPPAPWDTQETRKYPASMSARTNKRPDYFQHNVPQQSSSGSDSSYDDLVGQSRNLSLNPTASAAAPVTPPKKDDKPEDILFKDLIEFAKTRKSSSSTSKPNNQNNKPF, via the exons ATGGCGAATAACGCGGCTGCTTGTGCTGAGAGAGCTACTAATGATATGCTGATTGGTCCTGATTGGGCTATCAACATTGAACTGTGTGACATTATCAACATGGATCCTAG tcAAACAAAGGAAGCAGTGAAGGTGCTCAAGAAGCGGTTAGGAAGTAAAAATTCTAAAGTGCAGATTCTTGCCCTTTAT GCTTTGGAAACTCTGAGTAAGAATTGTGGCGAGAGCGTGTGCCAGCTCATTGTTGACCGTGATATTTTGCCTGATATGGTCAAAATAGtgaagaaaaag CCGGACCTGGCTGTGAGGGAAAAGATACTTAGCTTATTAGATACTTGGCAAGAAGCTTTTGGTGGAAGCGGCGGAAGATTCCCTCAGTACTACCATGCTTATAATGAACTTAGG TCTGCTGGATTTGAATTCCCACCACGAACGGAGAGCAGTGTACCGTTCTTTACTCCACCTCAGACTCAGCCTATTATTGCTCAGGCTGCGGCATCAGATGAAGACGCTGCTATTCAAGCCTCTTTGCAAAGTGATGATGCCTCTGCACTCAG CATGGAAGAGATTCAAAGCGCTCTAGGATCAGTTGATGTTTTGACGGACATGCTTGGGGCTCTTGATCCAAGTCATCCAGAG GGTATAAAGGAAGAACTTATAGTTGATTTGGTCGAGCAATGCCGTACTTATCAAAGACGTGTAATGACTCTGGTGAACACCACTTC agaTGAGGAACTTATGTGTCAAGGATTAGCACTGAACGACGATTTGCAGCGTGTTCTTCAGCACCATGATGATAAGGCAAAGGGAAACTCTGCTCCTGCAACAGCTCCCACTCCAATTCCGCTTGTTAGCATCAATCATGATGAGTCAGATGAGTCAGATGATGATTTTGCTCAGCTAGCTTATAG GTCGAAAAGAGAAAGTGCACGAGGGACTGGATCAGGGAATTTCAACGCTattcttcctcctccaccaccttcTATGAGGCCAGTACATGTTGATTCTGGCACTATGGACTTCCTCAGTGGTGATGTCTACAAACCTCAAGGAACCTCAGAGAGTGTAAAGCCTCCGAGTACTTCCCAATCATCACACCTGGACTCTTCCGCTCCTGTTTTCGATGAACCAGTTCCCCGGAGCAAATCCCCTGAGCAAGTTTTTTTCACCAAACCAGTTTATGACCAAACTGAGAAATTGCCTCCTGCTCCATGGGATACTCAGGAAACCAGGAAGTATCCAGCATCAATGTCTGCTAGAACCAACAAGAGGCCAGATTACTTCCAGCATAATGTTCCCCAGCAGTCAAGCAGTGGCTCTGATTCTTCATACGATGATCTAGTGGGACAATCCCGGAATCTCTCTCTGAATCCAACAGCATCTGCTGCTGCTCCTGTTACACCaccaaagaaagatgataaACCAGAGGATATCCTATTCAAAGACCTGATTGAGTTTGCAAAAACCAGgaaatcatcatcttctacCTCCAAACCCAACAATCAGAACAACAAACCGTTTTGA